A section of the Oryza sativa Japonica Group chromosome 1, ASM3414082v1 genome encodes:
- the LOC4325578 gene encoding putative pentatricopeptide repeat-containing protein At5g40405 → MRPLRDPAKLAAAASSQRHLREIHAHLLVSGRIASPSHLAAFLASLASSSSDDDDDGDLSYARLLLPRRPATLLAHNSLLRALARGRRPHLAFGAFRDLPLAPDNYSFTFLVRAATALAAAAASALDAALIAGSVHASALRHGHAGDPHVQSGAVSMYAAAGDVGAARAAFAEIASPDVVCVTAMVGALATGGEADAARELFDGMPQRDHVAWNAMIAGYVHTGRSREALRLFDEMRHAGAAVGEVTLVSALTACAQLGALERGKWVHSCAHSRGMRLSVTLGTALIDMYSKCGAVAAAMEVFDSMGERNVYTWTSAVSGLAMNGMGRDCLALFKRMESTGVEPNGVTFVVVLRGCSMAGLVDEGRACFDSMKSNHGIDPWLEHYGCMVDLYGRAGRLDDAVNFINGMPLEPHEGVWGALLNASRIHKNVELGKYAMDKLMAIESKNDAAHVLLSNIYADSQNWKGVSNVRNMMKAKGVKKVPGCSAIEVGGKVHEFFVGGKTHPRHKEIEMMLAEMNQRLRLQGYIANTKEVLFDIEEEDKEDAISLHSEKLAIAFGLVALPEDMEIRIVKNLRVCEDCHDYTKMISKVFNREIVMRDRNRFHHFKDGACSCKDYW, encoded by the coding sequence ATGCGACCGCTCCGCGACCCGGCGAAGCTGgcagcggcggcctcctcgCAGCGGCACCTCCGCGAGATCCACGCGCACCTCCTCGTCTCGGGCCGCATCGCGTCCCCGTCCCACCTGGCCGCTTTCctcgcctccctcgcctcctcctcctccgacgacgacgacgatggcgacctCTCCTACGCGCGCCTCCTCCTGCCGCGGCGCCCCGCCACGCTCCTCGCGCACAACTCCCTCCTCCGCGCCCTCGCTCGCGGCCGGCGCCCGCACCTCGCCTTCGGCGCGTTCCGCGACCTGCCGCTCGCGCCCGACAACTACTCCTTCACCTTCCTCGTCCGCGCCGCGACcgccctggccgccgccgcggcgtccgcgCTGGACGCGGCCCTGATCGCGGGGAGCGTGCACGCGTCGGCGCTCCGCCACGGACACGCGGGCGACCCGCACGTGCAGAGCGGGGCCGTCTCCATGTACGCCGCGGCCGGGGATGTGGGTGCCGCGCGGGCCGCGTTCGCGGAGATCGCGAGCCCGGACGTGGTGTGCGTCACCGCGATGGTGGGGGCTCTCGCCACTGGCGGCGAAGCGGACGCTGCGCGCGAGCTGTTTGACGGAATGCCTCAGAGGGACCATGTCGCGTGGAACGCCATGATCGCCGGGTATGTGCACACGGGCCGGTCAAGGGAGGCCTTGAggctgttcgacgaaatgcgtCATGCTGGCGCTGCCGTGGGGGAGGTGACGCTGGTGTCAGCGCTCACTGCCTGTGCGCAATTGGGCGCGCTGGAACGAGGCAAGTGGGTGCACTCGTGTGCACATAGCCGTGGGATGCGGCTGTCGGTCACGCTCGGCACCGCGTTGATTGATATGTATTCCAAGtgtggcgcggtggcggcagccatGGAGGTGTTTGACAGCATGGGCGAAAGGAACGTTTACACTTGGACCAGTGCAGTGAGTGGCCTTGCGATGAATGGCATGGGGAGAGACTGCCTTGCGCTGTTCAAGCGCATGGAGAGCACAGGGGTTGAGCCTAACGGTGTCACCTTTGTCGTGGTCCTCCGTGGATGCTCCATGGCTGGGTTGGTAGATGAGGGACGAGCATGCTTCGATTCGATGAAGAGCAATCATGGAATTGATCCTTGGCTTGAACACTACGGTTGCATGGTTGATTTGTATGGTCGAGCTGGGCGTCTGGATGATGCCGTGAACTTCATCAATGGCATGCCATTGGAGCCACACGAAGGCGTGTGGGGAGCACTACTCAATGCGTCACGGATCCACAAAAACGTTGAACTGGGGAAATATGCAATGGATAAGCTCATGGCGATCGAGTCCAAGAATGATGCCGCCCATGTCCTGCTCTCTAACATCTATGCAGACTCGCAGAACTGGAAGGGTGTCAGCAATGTTCGGAACATGATGAAGGCCAAGGGAGTGAAAAAGGTGCCTGGGTGTAGTGCCATTGAGGTTGGTGGCAAGGTGCATGAGTTCTTTGTTGGAGGCAAGACACACCCAAGACACAAGGAGATCGAGATGATGCTTGCAGAGATGAATCAGAGGCTGAGGCTGCAAGGGTACATTGCGAACACAAAAGAGGTGTTGTTTGATATCGAGGAAGAGGACAAAGAAGATGCAATCTCCTTGCATAGTGAGAAGCTGGCCATTGCATTTGGCCTAGTCGCGTTGCCGGAAGACATGGAGATTAGGATAGTGAAGAACCTGAGAGTATGTGAGGACTGCCATGATTATACCAAGATGATATCCAAGGTCTTCAACAGGGAGATTGTTATGAGAGATAGGAATAGGTTTCACCATTTCAAGGATGGAGCATGCTCCTGTAAGGATTACTGGTGA
- the LOC4325579 gene encoding uncharacterized protein, producing MESEADKAAAPAPAAAASVAETSDDAIQEESPAPAPSGKPGSEAAAKPEVEVQLFRRGRGPVAVFRSPLGGYTQDQLEVGDILEQHGLKSVFVFHPASRTRGVAIRFHPRNGRSLLTYVAGSTIFLDGEPKDSLLKPVTKVMIGVAAMTAVAAVLLKEGKMPEWLKESKLGNLNFPPWVLACMVIVFMRLRKRTKDAMKKFGWSS from the exons ATGGAGTCCGAAGCTGACaaggccgccgcgccggcgccggcagcggcggcgtcggtaGCGGAGACGAGCGACGACGCGATTCAAGAGGAGTCACCGGCACCGGCTCCCAGCGGGAAGCCTGgatcggaggcggcggccaagCCGGAGGTCGAGGTGCAGCTGTTCCGGCGTGGGCGGGGGCCGGTGGCCGTGTTCCGGTCGCCGCTGGGCGGGTACACGCAGGACCAGCTGGAGGTGGGGGACATCCTGGAGCAGCACGGCCTCAAGTCCGTCTTCGTCTTCCACCCCGCCTCCCGCACCCGCGGCGTCGCCATCCGCTTCCACCCCCGCAACGGCCGCTCCCTCCTCACCTACGTCGCTGGTTCCACCATCTTCCTCGACGGCGAGCCCAAG GATTCTTTGCTGAAGCCCGTCACGAAGGTGATGATTGGTGTGGCAGCTATGACAGCAGTTGCTGCAGTATTGCTGAAGGAGGGCAAGATGCCCGAGTGGCTTAAGGAATCCAAGCTCGGCAATCTGAACTTCCCACCATGGGTACTGGCTTGCATGGTCATTGTGTTCATGAGGCTCCGGAAGAGAACCAAGGATGCCATGAAAAAGTTTGGCTGGTCTTCATGA
- the LOC4325580 gene encoding pentatricopeptide repeat-containing protein At1g08070, chloroplastic, with the protein MEAPPSLPYRHLPQHLAGLLKTRPLHDLLSDASTSRAARHLFDAVPRPTPALCGTLISALSRLCSHQELLDAFSSLHRRGSDVPPGCVPLVVKSCAILAASRQGKQVHCHAIVRGLLGDIFVQTALVDFYAKNGDMDCAVKVFDEMPVKDPIPMNCLITGYSKSGDVVKARRLFDGMVRRTSASWNSMIACYAHGGEYQEALRLFRRMLSEGARPNAITIATMFSICAKTGDLETGKWARSLIAEQDLQNMIVHTALMEMYVKCRAIDEARREFDRMQQRDVVAWSTMIAGYAQNGRPHESLELFERMKATSCKPNEVTLVGVLSACAQLGSDELGGQIGSHVESQNLPLTSYLGSALIDMYTKCGHVGRARSVFNRMEHKVVITWNSMMRGLALNGFAQDAITLYKEMTEEDVQPNEITFVALLTACTHAGLVDQGMSFFKEMKTIHHVSPQVEHCACIVDLLCKSGRLREAYKFICDMEVEPNAVIWSTLLSACRAHADVELAKLAASKLLVLEPDNSSIYVLLSNIYADAGLWGDVREIRDLMRSKNVQKLSAYSWIELDGEVHKFLVQDTYHPKSAEIFNVVDGMGLHLDDVDSDPDLFVLEHY; encoded by the coding sequence atGGAGGCGCCGCCAAGCCTCCCCTACCGCCACCTGCCGCAGCATCTCGCCGGCCTCCTCAAGACCCGGCCGCTCCACGACCTACTCTCCGACGCGTCCACCTCCCGCGCCGCACGCCACCTGTTCGACGCTGTGCCGCGCCCGACCCCCGCCCTCTGCGGCACGCTCATCTCCGCTCTCTCAAGGCTCTGCTCGCACCAGGAGCTTCTCGACGCCTTCTCATCGCTTCACCGCAGGGGCTCCGACGTCCCGCCCGGCTGTGTGCCCCTCGTTGTGAAGTCGTGCGCGATCTTGGCCGCGTCACGTCAGGGAAAGCAGGTGCACTGTCACGCCATTGTCCGTGGTCTCCTTGGGGATATCTTTGTGCAGACTGCTCTGGTGGATTTCTATGCAAAGAACGGGGACATGGATTGTGCTGTGAAGGTGTTTGACGAGATGCCGGTGAAGGACCCGATACCGATGAACTGCTTGATCACTGGGTATTCCAAGTCCGGTGATGTGGTGAAGGCGAGGAGGCTATTTGATGGCATGGTAAGAAGGACATCTGCATCCTGGAATTCAATGATCGCCTGTTATGCGCATGGTGGGGAATACCAGGAAGCTTTGAGGTTGTTCCGTAGGATGTTGAGTGAGGGTGCAAGGCCAAATGCGATCACTATTGCGACGATGTTTTCCATTTGTGCCAAGACTGGTGATCTTGAAACAGGAAAGTGGGCAAGGTCTTTGATCGCAGAGCAGGATTTGCAGAACATGATAGTGCACACTGCCTTGATGGAAATGTATGTCAAGTGTCGGGCTATTGACGAGGCACGCCGTGAGTTTGATCGGATGCAGCAGAGAGATGTCGTGGCATGGAGCACTATGATCGCTGGTTATGCACAGAATGGGAGGCCACATGAATCTCTAGAGCTGTTTGAGAGGATGAAGGCAACCAGTTGCAAGCCAAATGAGGTGACTCTTGTTGGTGTACTATCTGCCTGTGCTCAGCTGGGCTCTGATGAATTAGGAGGACAGATTGGTAGCCATGTCGAGAGCCAGAACCTACCACTCACCAGCTACCTCGGATCCGCACTAATTGACATGTACACAAAGTGTGGGCACGTTGGCAGAGCTCGCAGTGTCTTCAACCGGATGGAACACAAGGTTGTCATAACCTGGAACTCCATGATGAGAGGCCTAGCACTGAATGGCTTTGCGCAAGATGCAATCACCTTGTACAAAGAGATGACAGAGGAGGACGTCCAGCCAAACGAGATTACTTTCGTTGCGCTGTTAACGGCGTGCACCCATGCTGGATTGGTAGACCAAGGTATGTCCTTTTTCAAAGAGATGAAGACAATTCACCATGTTTCCCCTCAAGTGGAGCACTGCGCGTGCATAGTGGACCTCCTCTGCAAATCTGGAAGGCTGCGGGAAGCGTACAAGTTCATCTGCGACATGGAGGTCGAACCAAACGCGGTGATCTGGAGCACGCTGCTGAGCGCCTGCAGGGCTCACGCCGACGTCGAGCTGGCCAAGCTCGCCGCGAGCAAGCTCCTGGTTCTTGAGCCGGACAACTCCTCCATCTATGTCCTGCTGTCCAACATCTACGCGGATGCCGGCCTCTGGGGCGACGTGAGGGAGATCAGGGACCTGATGAGGAGCAAGAACGTGCAGAAGCTGTCTGCTTATAGTTGGATAGAGCTGGACGGTGAAGTGCACAAGTTCCTGGTGCAGGATACGTACCACCCGAAATCAGCTGAGATTTTCAACGTCGTCGACGGCATGGGGTTGCATCTGGACGACGTTGATTCTGACCCCGATTTATTTGTTCTAGAGCACTATTGA